In the genome of Parvibaculum sp., one region contains:
- a CDS encoding winged helix-turn-helix domain-containing protein, with protein MSSSVQASEFGPFALFVQERRLMKQGAPVQLGSRALDILIMLVENAGNVVTKQQLIDHVWSGVTVEESSLRVHVAGLRKALGDGREGARYVTNIAGRGYCFVAAVDRRTNQPDAIATALCQPDILANLPRRSNLVVGRESEVSEIASIVQSRRFVTIHGPGGIGKTTVALSVASQLAGTFPDGVQFMDLSMRKSDVPVVESLACVLNLLQSGSATSNVVNYLRERRMLVVLDCCEHVVDSAAELAELICQEAPGVAVLTTSREALRADGEHVYPLASLAFPPDDAVISAETIANYPAARLFLERAVAAGYRAEFSDADAEIVADICRKVDGIALAVELTAARVTLQGLRETAAQLGGRLNLLWQGRRTALPRHQTLSATLDWSYELLDNRERTVLRRLSVFVGQFMLEETQVVAAGNGVDDAQVVQALVQLVSKSLVVADSGDGRTRYRILDTTRAYARLKLIESGELADTSRRHAAFYCDLLDRSVVNTPGQPERPARERLSNVRAALEWAFSDLGDTRLGTELAARSAQLFLDLSLLGECRLWTQRALSVLDASLRGTSSEMALRLAFGQALMFSQGNSEEAHASLARALEIAESLDDSLGQFRLLCGMHMYHRRRGDFAALVSMAEKAAAIATDFVDPVAVAAAYSMLGVSHHLNGNLAPARDALWESIQQPTDDRRVTTKFFGADRDAPILIPRTLWQMGFPDQAAKAALEAGDIANLDPVTGCVALIGSASVFHLMGEWEAVEDYVDHLIQHAGEHSLAPYQSVGLGFRGEVMFRRGEVEAGVNLVREALNRLRAARYENYSAWLSCTLAEGLAARRHYDQALALIGELTAPSANTAVYNMPELLRVRGDLLAQAGDEKAAERSLEDAIAIAEAQGALSWRLRAATSLARLWRSHGRSDAAGELLGATYARFSEGFCSADLLAAKALLEALGRPPEAV; from the coding sequence ATGTCATCTTCCGTACAAGCTTCGGAATTCGGTCCGTTCGCCTTGTTCGTTCAGGAGCGCCGCCTGATGAAGCAGGGCGCGCCTGTGCAACTCGGCAGCCGCGCGCTCGACATACTGATCATGCTGGTGGAGAACGCCGGCAATGTCGTCACCAAGCAACAGCTCATTGACCATGTCTGGTCCGGTGTAACCGTAGAGGAGAGCAGCTTGCGCGTGCATGTCGCCGGGTTGCGCAAAGCATTGGGCGACGGACGGGAGGGCGCGCGCTATGTGACGAACATCGCCGGTCGCGGCTATTGCTTCGTCGCCGCCGTCGATCGCAGGACCAATCAGCCGGACGCGATCGCGACGGCGCTTTGCCAACCCGACATTTTGGCAAATCTACCGCGACGGTCGAACCTGGTGGTAGGACGCGAGAGCGAAGTCAGTGAGATCGCCAGCATCGTGCAGTCGCGGCGCTTTGTCACCATTCATGGCCCCGGGGGCATCGGCAAGACGACGGTGGCCTTATCCGTGGCGAGCCAGCTGGCCGGCACTTTCCCCGACGGCGTGCAGTTCATGGATTTGAGCATGCGCAAATCGGACGTACCGGTGGTCGAGTCGCTCGCCTGCGTGCTCAACCTGCTTCAATCGGGCAGCGCGACGAGCAATGTGGTCAACTATCTGCGCGAGCGGCGAATGCTGGTTGTACTCGATTGTTGTGAGCATGTCGTGGATTCGGCGGCCGAGCTGGCAGAGTTAATCTGCCAGGAGGCACCGGGTGTAGCTGTCCTTACAACAAGTCGTGAAGCTTTGCGCGCCGATGGTGAGCACGTTTATCCGCTTGCATCGCTGGCGTTTCCGCCCGACGACGCCGTAATTTCCGCCGAGACCATCGCCAACTATCCTGCTGCCCGGCTTTTCCTTGAGCGAGCGGTGGCCGCCGGCTATCGCGCCGAGTTTAGCGATGCGGACGCCGAAATCGTCGCCGACATCTGCCGCAAGGTGGATGGCATCGCGCTTGCGGTGGAACTGACGGCCGCGCGCGTGACGCTGCAAGGATTGCGCGAGACTGCCGCGCAGCTGGGTGGACGATTGAACTTGCTCTGGCAAGGACGGCGTACGGCGCTGCCGCGGCACCAGACGCTCAGCGCGACGCTCGATTGGAGCTATGAGCTGCTGGACAATCGCGAGCGAACCGTGCTGAGGCGTCTCTCCGTCTTCGTCGGACAGTTCATGCTCGAGGAAACGCAGGTCGTAGCCGCCGGTAATGGTGTGGATGATGCGCAGGTTGTCCAGGCCCTGGTGCAGCTGGTTTCCAAATCTCTAGTCGTCGCCGACTCAGGCGATGGCCGCACCCGTTACCGTATTCTTGACACGACGCGCGCTTATGCGCGGCTGAAGCTCATCGAATCAGGCGAGTTGGCCGATACGTCGCGACGGCATGCAGCGTTTTATTGTGATCTTCTCGACCGCTCTGTTGTGAATACACCTGGCCAACCCGAACGGCCGGCTCGTGAAAGGCTGAGCAACGTGCGCGCAGCTCTGGAATGGGCCTTCTCCGATTTGGGCGACACTCGGCTCGGCACCGAACTCGCCGCCCGCTCGGCCCAACTTTTCCTCGACCTGTCGCTGCTTGGCGAATGCCGACTATGGACTCAGCGCGCGCTGTCGGTGCTCGACGCTTCCCTGCGCGGCACATCGAGCGAAATGGCGTTACGGTTAGCGTTCGGCCAAGCTCTGATGTTTTCTCAGGGCAACAGTGAGGAAGCCCACGCTTCTCTAGCGCGAGCGCTGGAGATCGCCGAGTCGCTTGACGACAGCTTGGGGCAGTTCCGTTTGCTCTGCGGCATGCATATGTACCATCGGCGGAGGGGGGATTTCGCCGCGCTCGTGTCGATGGCCGAGAAAGCCGCGGCGATCGCCACCGACTTCGTCGATCCGGTCGCCGTCGCCGCCGCATATTCCATGCTCGGCGTCTCGCACCATCTGAACGGCAACTTGGCTCCGGCGCGCGACGCGCTCTGGGAATCGATACAGCAGCCGACTGACGACCGCCGGGTAACAACGAAGTTCTTCGGCGCGGATCGCGACGCACCGATCCTTATCCCAAGGACGCTCTGGCAGATGGGCTTTCCAGATCAGGCCGCGAAGGCTGCGCTCGAGGCCGGTGACATCGCAAATCTCGATCCGGTTACGGGCTGCGTGGCGCTCATCGGCTCGGCCAGCGTATTCCACCTGATGGGAGAATGGGAAGCCGTCGAGGACTACGTGGATCATCTGATCCAACATGCGGGCGAGCACTCGCTCGCCCCCTACCAATCGGTGGGCCTCGGTTTCAGGGGCGAGGTGATGTTCCGGCGCGGCGAGGTAGAGGCAGGCGTGAATCTCGTCAGAGAGGCACTAAACAGACTGCGTGCCGCGCGTTACGAGAACTATTCGGCTTGGCTAAGCTGCACGCTGGCCGAAGGCCTCGCGGCGCGGCGCCACTACGACCAGGCGCTCGCGCTCATAGGGGAACTAACGGCACCTTCGGCGAATACAGCGGTCTACAACATGCCGGAGCTGCTGCGCGTTCGCGGCGACTTGCTGGCACAGGCCGGCGACGAGAAGGCAGCCGAACGCTCACTGGAGGATGCGATCGCGATTGCCGAGGCACAGGGCGCGCTATCCTGGCGGCTGCGGGCCGCGACCAGCCTCGCCCGTCTTTGGCGAAGCCATGGCCGGAGCGATGCGGCAGGCGAACTGCTTGGAGCGACCTATGCCCGCTTCAGCGAAGGCTTCTGTAGCGCCGACCTCCTCGCCGCCAAGGCGCTGCTGGAGGCGCTCGGCCGTCCGCCAGAGGCAGTCTGA
- a CDS encoding heme-binding protein, translated as MQITSHQAQAVIDGAEARAREIGLPVIIAVLDAGAHLKAFRRMDGAVLASIDIAMSKAKTAVLFQANSEAVWEYCKPGAPAHALELTNGGLAPFGGGIPLRCPEGSVIGAVGVSGGAVSQDAEVAQAALAAFENLTR; from the coding sequence ATGCAAATCACCTCTCACCAGGCCCAGGCCGTCATCGACGGCGCGGAAGCCAGGGCTCGCGAGATCGGCCTGCCGGTGATCATCGCCGTGCTTGACGCCGGCGCCCACCTCAAGGCCTTCCGACGGATGGACGGCGCGGTCCTCGCGTCGATCGACATAGCGATGAGCAAGGCGAAGACCGCCGTACTGTTCCAAGCGAACAGCGAAGCAGTCTGGGAATACTGCAAGCCCGGCGCTCCGGCTCACGCCTTGGAGCTGACCAACGGTGGCCTCGCTCCCTTCGGCGGGGGTATCCCGTTGCGCTGCCCGGAAGGCAGCGTCATCGGCGCGGTCGGCGTTTCCGGCGGTGCGGTGTCTCAGGATGCCGAGGTCGCACAGGCCGCGCTCGCTGCTTTCGAGAACCTCACCCGCTAA
- a CDS encoding SDR family oxidoreductase, whose amino-acid sequence MSKTILITGAGSGFGKGAAIGMAKNGHNIIATVQVSPQVTPLREEAEQLGLKNFRVERLDLTDPYDIRQAQSWDFDILWNNAGQGEAGPVWEIPVDLVRRNFEINVFLPLVLTQGVIQRWVREGNSNGKKVVFTSSMGGLFTPANWGTYVSTKHALESIAEALQQELATYGIRIQTINPGAYYTGYNETMADNPFRWLDDKKNFTKRADLRKGFDDFFATPEGKMDPKEMIDRMIEVVPADTGKFRNVVPKVIEDMLKQHQIAAWDNQI is encoded by the coding sequence ATGTCCAAGACCATTCTTATCACAGGCGCAGGTTCCGGCTTCGGCAAAGGCGCCGCCATCGGGATGGCCAAGAACGGCCACAACATCATCGCCACTGTTCAGGTTTCGCCACAGGTGACGCCGCTGCGCGAGGAAGCGGAGCAACTCGGCCTGAAGAATTTCCGCGTCGAACGCCTCGACCTCACCGATCCCTATGATATCAGGCAGGCGCAGTCCTGGGATTTCGACATCCTCTGGAACAATGCCGGCCAGGGTGAAGCCGGTCCGGTCTGGGAGATCCCGGTCGATCTCGTGCGCCGCAACTTCGAGATCAATGTCTTCCTGCCGCTCGTCCTCACCCAAGGCGTGATCCAGCGCTGGGTGCGCGAGGGTAACAGCAACGGCAAGAAGGTGGTCTTCACTTCGTCCATGGGCGGCCTGTTCACGCCGGCCAACTGGGGCACCTACGTCTCGACCAAGCACGCGCTGGAATCGATCGCCGAAGCGTTGCAGCAGGAGCTTGCCACCTACGGCATCAGGATCCAGACCATCAATCCGGGCGCCTACTACACTGGTTACAACGAGACCATGGCGGACAACCCCTTCCGCTGGCTGGATGACAAGAAGAACTTCACCAAGCGCGCCGATCTGCGCAAGGGCTTTGACGATTTCTTCGCCACGCCGGAAGGCAAGATGGATCCGAAAGAGATGATCGACCGCATGATCGAAGTCGTGCCGGCCGACACCGGGAAGTTCCGCAACGTGGTGCCGAAAGTGATCGAGGACATGCTCAAGCAGCACCAGATCGCTGCTTGGGACAACCAGATCTGA
- a CDS encoding nuclear transport factor 2 family protein yields the protein MTSLSPLIAIAAASLATAAFIPVAQANKSSGEENKTIVQRSFDAWAAGTGSPYDLLAEDAVWTITGNSLASKTYPSREAFLGQVIRPFVERMSVGLKPVIRDIYSDGTTVIIHFDAAGTAKDGKPYVNTYAWFLDMQDGKIVKATAFYDSIAFNDLWTRVKLNQ from the coding sequence ATGACCAGCTTGAGCCCTCTCATCGCGATCGCCGCAGCAAGTCTCGCCACGGCTGCCTTCATTCCGGTCGCGCAGGCGAACAAATCCTCGGGCGAGGAGAACAAGACGATCGTCCAGCGTTCGTTCGACGCCTGGGCGGCCGGCACCGGTAGCCCCTACGACCTGCTTGCCGAAGACGCCGTATGGACCATCACAGGCAACTCATTGGCATCGAAGACTTATCCCAGCCGCGAGGCATTCCTCGGCCAAGTTATTCGGCCCTTCGTTGAGCGCATGAGCGTCGGACTGAAACCGGTAATTCGTGATATCTATTCTGATGGCACCACTGTCATCATCCATTTCGACGCGGCTGGTACGGCAAAAGATGGCAAGCCCTATGTGAACACCTATGCTTGGTTCCTCGACATGCAAGACGGCAAGATCGTCAAGGCGACGGCGTTCTACGACAGCATCGCGTTCAACGATCTGTGGACCCGCGTCAAGCTTAACCAGTAG